Genomic DNA from Streptomyces sp. AM 2-1-1:
GGCCAGCGCCCGGGCCGCCCGGACGTCCGCCGCCGCGAGCCCGTCCAGGGGTACGGGGTCGGAGGCGCCGAGCACCCAGCCGGGCTGCGGGGTGAGCCGGGCGGTGTCGGTGAGCAGTACCCGTACCGCCTCCTCCGGGCGGCGGCCCGTGTCGACCAGTGCCGAACCGAGGGAGGCGCCGAGGGTGCCCGCCGTGAGCGGGGCGGTGCCGGCGCCGCTCGTGCGGCGGGCGTGCACCACGGTCCACGGGCCGTCCGAGCCGAGCAGGGGCCCCACCTCTTCCGGAGCCGCGCCCAGCAACAGCCGTACCAGCGCGGCGGAACGGTGCGCCGCGCCCGCGCCCTGGTGCGGGGCGGCCAGCAGCGAGAGCAGGACGACCGCCATGCCCGCCACCGTGTGATCGCCCGGCTCGCGACGGCCGGTCGCGAGGGCGAGCACGAGACCGTGGCCGCCACCGAGCGCGTACGCGGAGACGTGGGTGCCGTCCACCGTCTCGGTGGCGGACGCCGGAGCGGCCCGGTGCTCCTGCGGACCGACCACCCGGGCCAGCCGGGACAGCGCGGTGCGCACCGCCGGGGCGGTACGGGCGCCCGCCGCGTGGATCTCCTCGCCCTCCGGGCCCAGCAGCACCGCGCGCCCGCCCAACCGGGCCGTCAGCTGGTGGAGCACGGCCGGCACCGGGTCGGGCCGGGCCGCTGCCGAGGCGAGAGCCTGCTGGGCGCGGGCGGTGTGGCGCAGCTCGCGGTGGCGGGCGTCCGCCATCAGCTGCCAGACCGCCCGGGCGACCGAGGTGAACGCCGTCTCCGGCGGCACCTCCAGCAGCGGAAGACCGTACCGCTCGCACGCCTCCGCCAGTCCGGGCGGCACCGACTCGTGCACCGGCCGCACTCCGAAGCCCAGGGCCGCCGCGCCCGCCTCCACCACCCGCGAGACGTACCGGTCGGGATCCGCGAGCTGCACGCCCGCGCTGAGCAGCAGCTCGCCACCGAGGAGATAGGGGTACGGGTCGGCCATCTCCGAGGTGTGCACCCAGAGCAGGTCCGCCCGCTCCGGTCCGGCGATCCTGCGCAGCCCCAGCTCCTCGCGGGCGAGCAGCGCGCCCAGAGGGACGGGCGGCGGGGCCGGCGGGGCCGACGGGGTGGCGGGGACGGACGGGGTGGGTGGTCCGGTCGAGTCGGGCGGGGTGGGCGGTCCGGCTGAGGTGAGCGGCGCGGCGGGACCGTGGGGGACGGTGGGGCCGGCCGGCGCGGAGGAGCGTGGGGATGCGGAGGGCTCGGAGGAGCGTGGGGATGCGGAGGGCTCGGAGGGCTCGGAGGGCTCGGAGGAGTCCGGAGCTGAGGGATCCGCAGGACCTGCGGGGTCGGCGGGCCCGGCGGGATCCGCGGGCCCGGTGGGGCCGGCAGGTTCTGTGGGGGAATCCGGC
This window encodes:
- a CDS encoding PucR family transcriptional regulator ligand-binding domain-containing protein; translated protein: MPDSPTEPAGPTGPADPAGPADPAGPADPSAPDSSEPSEPSEPSASPRSSEPSASPRSSAPAGPTVPHGPAAPLTSAGPPTPPDSTGPPTPSVPATPSAPPAPPPVPLGALLAREELGLRRIAGPERADLLWVHTSEMADPYPYLLGGELLLSAGVQLADPDRYVSRVVEAGAAALGFGVRPVHESVPPGLAEACERYGLPLLEVPPETAFTSVARAVWQLMADARHRELRHTARAQQALASAAARPDPVPAVLHQLTARLGGRAVLLGPEGEEIHAAGARTAPAVRTALSRLARVVGPQEHRAAPASATETVDGTHVSAYALGGGHGLVLALATGRREPGDHTVAGMAVVLLSLLAAPHQGAGAAHRSAALVRLLLGAAPEEVGPLLGSDGPWTVVHARRTSGAGTAPLTAGTLGASLGSALVDTGRRPEEAVRVLLTDTARLTPQPGWVLGASDPVPLDGLAAADVRAARALARAEATRTPLLRHRTDRGLTGLLAGEAAEAHARALLAPLSATLRETLRCWLSLHGSWDRTAVALRIHRNTVRQRIGRCAELLDTDLDDMDVRTELWVALRMS